Proteins from a single region of Macrotis lagotis isolate mMagLag1 chromosome 2, bilby.v1.9.chrom.fasta, whole genome shotgun sequence:
- the MARS1 gene encoding methionine--tRNA ligase, cytoplasmic isoform X2: MRLFVSEGAPGNLPVLAAAGRAGARADLLVSTVGPEERVVPFLTRPKLPVLQLDNGCYLFSTSAICRYFFLLSGWEQDDLTNQWLEWETTELQPVLSVALYNLVVQGKKGEDVLSPVRRALTHIDHSLSRRSCSFLAGDSESLADIVLWGALYPLLQDPTYLPDELAALQTWFRTLSVQEPCQQAVESVLKKQGVSALRTYLQKQPQPSVPLERPISNEPEEDELSAHMLSEEEIALAIAAWEQGLEALPPVKPRQNPVLPLAGERNVLITSALPYVNNVPHLGNIIGCVLSADVFARYSRLRQWNTLYLCGTDEYGTATETKAMEEGLTPQQICDKYHAIHASIYRWFNISFDFFGRTTTPLQTKITQDIFQRLLSRGFLLKDTVEQLRCERCARFLADRFVEGVCPFCGYEEARGDQCDKCGKLINAIELKRPQCKICRESPVVKSSQHLFLDLPKLEKRLEEWLGRTLAGSDWTPNARFITRSWLRDGLKPRCITRDLKWGTPVPLEGFQDKVFYVWFDATIGYLSITANYTDQWEQWWKNPEQVELYQFMAKDNVPFHSVVFPCSALGAEDNYTLVSHLIATEYLNYEDGKFSKSRGVGVFGDMAQNTGIPSDIWRFYLLYVRPESQDSSFSWTDLMIKNNSELLNNLGNFINRAGMFVCKFFGGCVPKMTLTPDDQRLLAHVTLELRQYHQLLEKVRIRDALRCILTISRHGNQYIQVNEPWKRIKGNDADKLRASTVTGVAVNMAALLSIMMQPYMPTVSTTIQTQLQLPSAACAALPTDFPCFLPDGHQIGIVSPLFQKLENDQIESLRKRFGGGQLEDSLELKAKVSNGEIPIKLGDTEKIKHLTDAVTKQGNIVRELKAQKADKAQVAAEVAKLLELKQQLALAEGKPLDPSKGKKKK; the protein is encoded by the exons ATGCGGCTTTTCGTGAGCGAGGGTGCCCCGGGAAACCTGCCCGTTCTGGCCGCGGCCGGGCGGGCGGGGGCCAGGGCCGACCTGCTCGTCAGCACCGTGGGCCCCGAAG AGCGTGTGGTCCCATTCTTGACTCGACCTAAACTTCCAGTCCTGCAACTAGATAATGGCTGTTACCTCTTTTCTACTAGTGCAATTTGCAG GTACTTCTTTTTGTTATCTGGTTGGGAACAAGATGATCTCACCAACCAGTGGCTGGAATGGGAAACAACAGAACTACAG CCTGTTCTTTCTGTTGCCCTCTACAACTTGGTGGtccagggaaagaagggagaggatgtCCTTTCTCCTGTCCGAAGGGCACTGACCCACATTGACCACAGCCTGAGTCGGCGAAGCTGCTCTTTCCTGGCAGGG GATTCAGAGTCTTTGGCTGATATTGTTCTGTGGGGTGCACTGTACCCTTTACTCCAGGATCCCACTTACCTTCCTG ATGAACTTGCTGCCTTGCAGACCTGGTTTCGGACTCTGAGTGTCCAGGAACCATGTCAGCAGGCAGTTGAATCTGTGCTGAAGAAACAGGGGGTCTCGGCTCTCCGGACATATCTGCAAAAACAGCCACAACCCAGTGTTCCCTTAGAGAGGCCTATTAGTAATGAGCCTGAG GAGGATGAGCTGTCTGCTCACATGCTTTCAGAGGAGGAGATTGCCTTGGCTATAGCAGCTTGGGAGCAAGGACTGGAGGCTCTGCCTCCAGTTAAACCACGGCAGAACCCAGT TTTACCTTTGGCTGGAGAAAGGAATGTGCTTATCACCAGCGCCCTTCCCTATGTCAACAACGTTCCTCATCTTGGCAACATCATTGGTTGTGTCCTTAGTGCTGATGTATTTGCCAG GTACTCTCGACTACGCCAGTGGAATACATTATACTTGTGTGGGACGGATGAGTATGGGACAGCAACGGAAACCAAAGCCATGGAGGAAGGTCTAACACCCCAGCAGATCTGCGACAAGTACCACGCCATCCATGCCAGTATCTACCGttggtttaacatttcctttgaCTTCTTTGGTCGGACCACCACTCCACTTCAGACCAA GATCACTCAAGACATTTTTCAGAGGCTGCTGTCTCGGGGCTTCTTACTCAAGGACACTGTAGAGCAGCTTCGGTGTGAGCGATGTGCTCGCTTCCTTGCTGACCGATTTGTGGAGGGTGTGTGCCCTTTCTGTGGCTATGAGGAGGCCCGTGGTGACCAGTGTGACAAATGTGGCAAACTCATCAATGCCATTGAGCTAAAG AGGCCTCAGTGTAAGATCTGCCGGGAATCCCCTGTGGTGAAATCTTCCCAGCACTTGTTCCTGGATCTGCCCAAG TTAGAGAAACGCCTGGAGGAGTGGTTGGGGAGAACTCTAGCTGGCAGTGATTGGACGCCCAATGCTCGATTCATCACACGTTCATGGCTCCGAGACGGACTCAAACCACGCTGTATAACTCGAGACCTTAAGTGGGGTACCCCTGTTCCCCTAGAGGGCTTCCAGGACAAG GTGTTTTATGTTTGGTTTGATGCCACAATTGGCTATCTATCTATCACAGCCAACTATACTGACCAATGGGAACAATGGTGGAAGAATCCAGAACAG GTGGAGCTCTATCAGTTCATGGCCAAAGACAATGTCCCTTTCCACAGTGTTGTCTTCCCTTGTTCAGCCCTTGGAGCCGAAGACAACTATACCTTGGTCAGCCACCTCATTGCCACAG AATACCTGAATTATGAGGATGGGAAGTTCTCTAAGAGCCGAGGTGTGGGGGTTTTTGGGGACATGGCCCAAAACACAGGAATCCCTTCTGACATCTGGCGCTTCTACCTGCTGTATGTTCGACCTGAAAGCCAGGATAGTTCATTCTCCTGGACTGACCTGATGATCAAGAATAATTCTGAATTGCTTAACAACCTGGGCAACTTTATCAATAG agctgGCATGTTTGTATGCAAGTTTTTTGGGGGCTGTGTGCCTAAGATGACACTGACTCCAGATGACCAACGCCTGCTTGCTCATGTTACCTTGGAGTTACGGCAGTACCACCAGCTACTGGAGAAGGTCCG CATTAGAGATGCCCTTCGCTGTATCCTTACCATCTCACGGCATGGCAACCAGTATATTCAAGTGAATGAACCCTGGAAACGGATCAAGGGCAATGATGCCGATAA ACTCCGGGCTAGCACAGTGACAGGGGTGGCAGTGAATATGGCTGCCCTGCTCTCCATCATGATGCAGCCATACATGCCAACAGTCAGTACAACTATCCAGACCCAGCTGCAGCTCCCATCTGCAGCTTGTGCTGCCTTACCTACTGACTTTCCGTGCTTCCTGCCTGATGGGCATCAGATTGGTATA GTTAGTCCCTTGTTCCAGAAGCTAGAAAATGACCAAATTGAAAGCCTGAGAAAGCGCTTTGGAGGGGGCCAg CTAGAAGATTCTTTGGAGTTGAAG gCCAAAGTTTCCAATGGAGAAATCCCTATCAAACTAGGAGATACTGAGAAGATCAAGCACCTAACAGACGCAGTGACAAAGCAG GGCAACATTGTTCGAGAACTGAAGGCCCAGAAGGCAGACAAAGCTCAGGTGGCTGCAGAGGTGGCTAAATTGCTGGAACTAAAGCAGCAACTGGCATTGGCTGAAGGGAAACCTCTGGATCCTTCAAAGggcaagaagaagaaatga
- the MARS1 gene encoding methionine--tRNA ligase, cytoplasmic isoform X1 has protein sequence MRLFVSEGAPGNLPVLAAAGRAGARADLLVSTVGPEERVVPFLTRPKLPVLQLDNGCYLFSTSAICRYFFLLSGWEQDDLTNQWLEWETTELQPVLSVALYNLVVQGKKGEDVLSPVRRALTHIDHSLSRRSCSFLAGDSESLADIVLWGALYPLLQDPTYLPDELAALQTWFRTLSVQEPCQQAVESVLKKQGVSALRTYLQKQPQPSVPLERPISNEPEEDELSAHMLSEEEIALAIAAWEQGLEALPPVKPRQNPVLPLAGERNVLITSALPYVNNVPHLGNIIGCVLSADVFARYSRLRQWNTLYLCGTDEYGTATETKAMEEGLTPQQICDKYHAIHASIYRWFNISFDFFGRTTTPLQTKITQDIFQRLLSRGFLLKDTVEQLRCERCARFLADRFVEGVCPFCGYEEARGDQCDKCGKLINAIELKRPQCKICRESPVVKSSQHLFLDLPKLEKRLEEWLGRTLAGSDWTPNARFITRSWLRDGLKPRCITRDLKWGTPVPLEGFQDKVFYVWFDATIGYLSITANYTDQWEQWWKNPEQVELYQFMAKDNVPFHSVVFPCSALGAEDNYTLVSHLIATEYLNYEDGKFSKSRGVGVFGDMAQNTGIPSDIWRFYLLYVRPESQDSSFSWTDLMIKNNSELLNNLGNFINRAGMFVCKFFGGCVPKMTLTPDDQRLLAHVTLELRQYHQLLEKVRIRDALRCILTISRHGNQYIQVNEPWKRIKGNDADKLRASTVTGVAVNMAALLSIMMQPYMPTVSTTIQTQLQLPSAACAALPTDFPCFLPDGHQIGIVSPLFQKLENDQIESLRKRFGGGQAKVSNGEIPIKLGDTEKIKHLTDAVTKQGNIVRELKAQKADKAQVAAEVAKLLELKQQLALAEGKPLDPSKGKKKK, from the exons ATGCGGCTTTTCGTGAGCGAGGGTGCCCCGGGAAACCTGCCCGTTCTGGCCGCGGCCGGGCGGGCGGGGGCCAGGGCCGACCTGCTCGTCAGCACCGTGGGCCCCGAAG AGCGTGTGGTCCCATTCTTGACTCGACCTAAACTTCCAGTCCTGCAACTAGATAATGGCTGTTACCTCTTTTCTACTAGTGCAATTTGCAG GTACTTCTTTTTGTTATCTGGTTGGGAACAAGATGATCTCACCAACCAGTGGCTGGAATGGGAAACAACAGAACTACAG CCTGTTCTTTCTGTTGCCCTCTACAACTTGGTGGtccagggaaagaagggagaggatgtCCTTTCTCCTGTCCGAAGGGCACTGACCCACATTGACCACAGCCTGAGTCGGCGAAGCTGCTCTTTCCTGGCAGGG GATTCAGAGTCTTTGGCTGATATTGTTCTGTGGGGTGCACTGTACCCTTTACTCCAGGATCCCACTTACCTTCCTG ATGAACTTGCTGCCTTGCAGACCTGGTTTCGGACTCTGAGTGTCCAGGAACCATGTCAGCAGGCAGTTGAATCTGTGCTGAAGAAACAGGGGGTCTCGGCTCTCCGGACATATCTGCAAAAACAGCCACAACCCAGTGTTCCCTTAGAGAGGCCTATTAGTAATGAGCCTGAG GAGGATGAGCTGTCTGCTCACATGCTTTCAGAGGAGGAGATTGCCTTGGCTATAGCAGCTTGGGAGCAAGGACTGGAGGCTCTGCCTCCAGTTAAACCACGGCAGAACCCAGT TTTACCTTTGGCTGGAGAAAGGAATGTGCTTATCACCAGCGCCCTTCCCTATGTCAACAACGTTCCTCATCTTGGCAACATCATTGGTTGTGTCCTTAGTGCTGATGTATTTGCCAG GTACTCTCGACTACGCCAGTGGAATACATTATACTTGTGTGGGACGGATGAGTATGGGACAGCAACGGAAACCAAAGCCATGGAGGAAGGTCTAACACCCCAGCAGATCTGCGACAAGTACCACGCCATCCATGCCAGTATCTACCGttggtttaacatttcctttgaCTTCTTTGGTCGGACCACCACTCCACTTCAGACCAA GATCACTCAAGACATTTTTCAGAGGCTGCTGTCTCGGGGCTTCTTACTCAAGGACACTGTAGAGCAGCTTCGGTGTGAGCGATGTGCTCGCTTCCTTGCTGACCGATTTGTGGAGGGTGTGTGCCCTTTCTGTGGCTATGAGGAGGCCCGTGGTGACCAGTGTGACAAATGTGGCAAACTCATCAATGCCATTGAGCTAAAG AGGCCTCAGTGTAAGATCTGCCGGGAATCCCCTGTGGTGAAATCTTCCCAGCACTTGTTCCTGGATCTGCCCAAG TTAGAGAAACGCCTGGAGGAGTGGTTGGGGAGAACTCTAGCTGGCAGTGATTGGACGCCCAATGCTCGATTCATCACACGTTCATGGCTCCGAGACGGACTCAAACCACGCTGTATAACTCGAGACCTTAAGTGGGGTACCCCTGTTCCCCTAGAGGGCTTCCAGGACAAG GTGTTTTATGTTTGGTTTGATGCCACAATTGGCTATCTATCTATCACAGCCAACTATACTGACCAATGGGAACAATGGTGGAAGAATCCAGAACAG GTGGAGCTCTATCAGTTCATGGCCAAAGACAATGTCCCTTTCCACAGTGTTGTCTTCCCTTGTTCAGCCCTTGGAGCCGAAGACAACTATACCTTGGTCAGCCACCTCATTGCCACAG AATACCTGAATTATGAGGATGGGAAGTTCTCTAAGAGCCGAGGTGTGGGGGTTTTTGGGGACATGGCCCAAAACACAGGAATCCCTTCTGACATCTGGCGCTTCTACCTGCTGTATGTTCGACCTGAAAGCCAGGATAGTTCATTCTCCTGGACTGACCTGATGATCAAGAATAATTCTGAATTGCTTAACAACCTGGGCAACTTTATCAATAG agctgGCATGTTTGTATGCAAGTTTTTTGGGGGCTGTGTGCCTAAGATGACACTGACTCCAGATGACCAACGCCTGCTTGCTCATGTTACCTTGGAGTTACGGCAGTACCACCAGCTACTGGAGAAGGTCCG CATTAGAGATGCCCTTCGCTGTATCCTTACCATCTCACGGCATGGCAACCAGTATATTCAAGTGAATGAACCCTGGAAACGGATCAAGGGCAATGATGCCGATAA ACTCCGGGCTAGCACAGTGACAGGGGTGGCAGTGAATATGGCTGCCCTGCTCTCCATCATGATGCAGCCATACATGCCAACAGTCAGTACAACTATCCAGACCCAGCTGCAGCTCCCATCTGCAGCTTGTGCTGCCTTACCTACTGACTTTCCGTGCTTCCTGCCTGATGGGCATCAGATTGGTATA GTTAGTCCCTTGTTCCAGAAGCTAGAAAATGACCAAATTGAAAGCCTGAGAAAGCGCTTTGGAGGGGGCCAg gCCAAAGTTTCCAATGGAGAAATCCCTATCAAACTAGGAGATACTGAGAAGATCAAGCACCTAACAGACGCAGTGACAAAGCAG GGCAACATTGTTCGAGAACTGAAGGCCCAGAAGGCAGACAAAGCTCAGGTGGCTGCAGAGGTGGCTAAATTGCTGGAACTAAAGCAGCAACTGGCATTGGCTGAAGGGAAACCTCTGGATCCTTCAAAGggcaagaagaagaaatga